A stretch of DNA from Methylogaea oryzae:
ACGCCGTAGAAAAACAGCAGCGTGTCCCATTCCAGCTGGGCAACCTTTTGGAAAATATCGAACGGCTGGCTACGCTCCGCCTCGGCCAGGGCCTTGATCCGGCTCCGCTCCTGGGCGTCCAGCACCTGGCGCAATTGCTGTTCGGTGATGATGTGTTCGGTCAGCAGCAACTCGCCCAAACGGGGGCCGGCGACGGCCGGAGCGCTTTTCGCGGTGATCTCCATTTGCTGCAATTCCAGATCGTCCGGGTCGGCCACCGGCTGGGCGTCGGCCTCGCGTTGCGCCGTGACTTGCAGGTAAAAACTGAAGAACTTCAAGTAAGTCAGCCCCATCAACATGCCGGCCACCGGCGGCAGCTTGAGGAAGTTTTCGAAGCAAGCGGCCGTCACGATGGTCAAGGCGAACAGCACGATGATGGTCATACCGCCGCGCTTCAAGGCCGGCGCCTCCAGCACCGCCGCCGGCTTTTCCTTGGGTATCCAGAAATGCATGATGGCGGCCGGCACGGCGAAGTTGACGATGGACGGAAGCAGCAAGGCGTAGAAATCGCCGAAAGGCACCACGCCTTTTTGCCATACCAACAGGGTGGTGATGTCGCCGAACGGGCTGAAGGAACCGCCGGCGTTGGCCGCCACCACCACATTGATGCAGGACAAGGCGACGAACGTGGGACAGTCCTTGCCCATGGCCAAGATCACCGCCCCCATCAGCAACGCCGTGGTCAGGTTATTGCAGACCGAAGAAATCCAGAAAGCCAGAATACCGGTGATCCAAAAAAGCTGGCGATAACTGAAATTCTTGCTCAGCAGCCAGACCCGCAAGCTGTCGAAGACGCCCCGATCCTCCATGGCGTTGAGGTAAGTCATGGACACCATCACGAACAGGAACAGCTCCGCATAACCTTCCAGCGCCGAGCGGAACGCCGCTCCCACCAGTTCGCCCATGCCGCCGGCGGCATAGACGGCGGCGATCACCATCCAAATCAGGCTGGCCGCCAGCACCATGGGTTTGGACTTGCGCAGAGTGGTCAGTTCTTCGGTCGTGGCGAACAGGTAAGCGACGGTGAATAGCGCCAAAGCCAGATAGCCGGCCCAATGACCGGTCAAGTCGAGGGGCCGCGTCGAGGCGCCCGCATCTTCGGCCGCTACGGACAAGGAAGGGATAAGCAAAGCAAACGGGATCGGCAAATACTTCAGCAGGGGCATTTTGCGATGATCGGAAGTGGAAAAATCAGGTCAAAAACCGTGGGTTCTCGCCAGCGCCGCCGCGTTGCGCGGCGCGCCTTGAAGCAAAACACGCGGGAGAGCCATTCTACATGCGGATGCGGGCCAGTGATATCAATCACATTCGGCGAGCACGGCTCTCACGAATGCAGCCATTCGAATTGCATATACCAGATTGCGAAGGAGCCAAAAAAATTCGCCAACACCGCCGGCAGAAAACGCAAGTGCGCCGCGAAGGTATAACTGCGCTCAATGGACATGGCCACGACGCCGGCGGCGGAGCCCACCACGGTCAGACTGCCGCCCACGCCCACCATGAGCGTATTGAGGGTCCATTGGTCCAGCCCCAAGGTCGGACTCGACATGATCGCCGCCGCCTCCAGCAAGTTGTTGTCGATAAAGCTGGAAACCAAGCCGAGCAGCACGTTGACGAAAGTGGGCGACTCGTGGTCGTACAGCCAGGCGATATAGGACAGCCACCCTACATGGTTGAGCGCCGCCATGCCGGTGATGATGCCGATGTAATACATCAGCGTGCTCCACTCAACTTTCTGCAACTGGATTACCAGCGGCATTTCGATCCCCTTCTTCTTCAGATACCAGATGTAGAGCATCTCGAAACCCAAGCCGGTGCCGATAGCGAATTCTATGTCCACCTTCAGGTACATATTGAGCAATACCGCGCCGATGATGGCGGCCAAGCTGATGATGGTCAGCCCCACGCCGCCAGGCTTGATGCCGGCGACCGAGGGCGCGCCCGTCTCGTCCTCCCTGCGTCTACGCGGGACAGACTCCAGTTCCACTAGGCCTGCGACGGAACGAATCAGCGGCGTCCCATCCAAGCGACGCAGGTACAACCCATGCAAAACCAGCGCGCTGAGCACCCAGCCGAAAAAACTGGCGGGGAACAGCAATAAAAGATCGCTCAGCGTTAATCGGTCGGCCAGGATCACCATCAGGCTGGTGGAAGTGCCGACGAACCAAACGCCCGAATTGGAGGCGACGATGACGTTGCACAACGCCACGTGGGTGTATTTCTGATTGACGGAAATATTACGCACGGCGTTGCTGAACACGATAGACGTGGTCAAGCTGCTGATGAATGGACTCAATACCGCGCAGAAAAAGCCGGTAGCCCAGAACATGCCCCGAGGCCCCGCGCCTTGCCTCATCAGAAAGTCCGTCAACGCACCAAAAACATTCCGTTCGTTGAGAATTTCCACCATCATCCACATGAAGGCCATGAAGGTAATCAGGGCGAACAGACTCTCCTTGGTTTCCGCCTGCATGACCTTCAGCGCATGGAAGCGCTCCGGCCCTTCGCCGGTCATCAGATAGTACACACCCAGCACCGCCACCGAAGACATCATCAGCAGCGCCGGCTTGAACTTGTCCATCGCCAACTGGACTTCCAGGATGATGAGCGCGATCCCCACGACGAAGATGGCGAGTACGATGAAACCGATGGGCGAAAAAGGCACAATGGGCATGATAAGTCTCTGCGGAAGGTAGAGGGTTCAGGATCGGAGGCCGGCAGCCGGCCGCTAAACCGCGTCCGCGGGGAATTCTACCGCCCCCCCTTCCCCTGAAGGAACCGAGTCTGGGAAACAATTTGTCAACCAAGCCCGGCATGCAGACGGCGGGCGGATCGTCCGCTTAACCGCAAAAAGCCGAGCGATGCCCCAGGGCCGCCCGCCAGACCGAACTGAGCTAAACGGCCGCAGCGGCAAGACTCGCGCCGGCGACGTTCGCCGTTCGACTTTCGTACAGAGTTTTTTGCCGCAACGACGACCAACGCATTAACGAACAGCCTCATGCCAACGCTTTTCCTCTACACCTGCGCAGCCATGGCGTTTCTTTGCATTTTGTTCGAAGAACAGTCCAAGATAAGCAAAGCCAAAAGCACGCTGTTTTTCGGCTGCATGGCCTGGATCGGCATGTATATTGAAGCGGCCCAATCGGAGAGGCCGGAAATCACCGCCGGCTTCAACAGCAATATTCTTGAAATCGCCAGCTTGTGGCTTTTTCTATTCTCGTCCATGACGTTTGTGGCGTACATCAATCGCCGGGGCTTGATTGACGCTTTAATGCGATCGGTATTGCCGGCGAAGATGACGGTGAAAAACCTCTTCTACTCCGTCACCCTGTTCTCGTTTCTGTTCTCCCTGCTTTGCGACAATGCCACCACCGCTTTAGTCGTATCGTCCATTGTCGTGCCTTTGGATTTGGACAAATCCCAGCGTATTCACTTCGCGACGGCGATCATATTCGCCGTAACCGCTGGCGGCGTCGCCCTCATAACCGGCGACGTAACAACCATCATGATATTCCTCGCAGGGAAAGTGCATATCACCAATTTGCTGCTGCTTGGCGTCGCCGCGTTTGTCGCGGTGGGAGTCCTCGCCCTGCTGCTGGCTAGAGACATGGATGGCGACATCGATTTATCGCTGACCTATAAACGCGATTTTGTTTATAACCCGGTAGACATCCTGATCGCCGTCCTGTTCATCCTCACCATTCTGACAGCCATATTCCTCAACCTGTATTTCACTATTCCGCCGGTTCTCACATTCTTGTTTGGGTTGTCCATTATGCTGATTGTCGGGAGCTACCGGGGCGGCGACAAAATCCTGCACATGCTCGACTACATTCGGGAAATCGAGTTCGATTCCCTGCTGTTTTTTTTAGGCGTGCTGCTATTGGTCGGCATGCTGGCCCGTATACACGCCCTGGATGCCATTGCGGATATTTACGCGATACTACCGGCCAGCTTAACCACCTACGTCATCGGCATTCTCGCCGGGATAATCGGCAACGTGCCGCTTACCGCTGCCGTGCTCAAGGCCGATATCGACATGCCGGAACACCAGTGGCTGCTGCTGATTTACGCGGTCGTCATGGGAGGAACTCTGATAATAACGGGGTCTGCGGCGGGGATCGTCACCATGGGGAAAATACGGGAGGTAACCATGATGACGTATTTCCGCAACTTCGCTTATCTGGTGCTTGCCTACAGTGTCGGGTTCGGCGTGGTCATGATGCTTGGCCCCTTGGTTTGACGAGACGACACAGGCTAAGCGAAAGGCCCGATTCGAGACGAGACGGTTCCGCCCCACGCAAGCCGGCCTTGCAAATTGGCCGCCCATGCTTTAGTTTTGCGCGATATCAGCAAGGCTAGGGGCGCCCCGCCGAACATCGGCGCGGGCTGAGAATGCACCCTTTGAACCTGATCCGGTTAATACCGGCGTAGGAAAGCCGCAGCTTCGCTGCAAAGCCATAGCGGTATGGCTTAAGCGTCCGTGAAGCCCAGCATAGGCACCTGCGCCGCCTTTTGTCCCCCGTGCCCGGGAGTAGAGAAATGAGCGCAGTGTTACAAGAAATCGTCCATCCGGCGGTCACCGCCAAAAAAGCCTCCATCGCCCCCTTCCCGGCCTCGGAAAAAGTCTACGTCCAGGGCAGCCGTGCCGACCTGCGCGTGCCTTTCCGCAAAATCAGCCAGGAATCGACCCACACCACGGGCACCGCCGAGCAAAACCCGCCGGTGTACGTCTACGACACCTCCGGCCCCTACACCGACCCGGCGGTGGAAATCGATTTGCTGCAAGGCCTGCCCGCCCTGCGCGACGCCTGGATTCAGGAACGCGGCGACACCGAACAGCTGGCCGGCCCCAGCTCCGACTACGGCCAGGCCCGCCAGCACGACCCGGCCCTGGCCCATTTGCGCTTCGAACACATCCGCGCTCCGCGCCGCGCCAAGGCCGGCGCCAACGTCAGCCAGATGCACTACGCGCGCAAGGGCATCATCACGCCGGAAATGGAATACATCGCCATCCGCGAAAACCAGCGCATGGAAAGCCTGACGGAGCTCTACGCCCGCCAGCATCCCGGCCAGTCCTACGGCGCCGGCATCCCCAAAATCATCACCCCGGAATTCGTCCGCGACGAAGTG
This window harbors:
- the nhaD gene encoding sodium:proton antiporter NhaD, with amino-acid sequence MPIVPFSPIGFIVLAIFVVGIALIILEVQLAMDKFKPALLMMSSVAVLGVYYLMTGEGPERFHALKVMQAETKESLFALITFMAFMWMMVEILNERNVFGALTDFLMRQGAGPRGMFWATGFFCAVLSPFISSLTTSIVFSNAVRNISVNQKYTHVALCNVIVASNSGVWFVGTSTSLMVILADRLTLSDLLLLFPASFFGWVLSALVLHGLYLRRLDGTPLIRSVAGLVELESVPRRRREDETGAPSVAGIKPGGVGLTIISLAAIIGAVLLNMYLKVDIEFAIGTGLGFEMLYIWYLKKKGIEMPLVIQLQKVEWSTLMYYIGIITGMAALNHVGWLSYIAWLYDHESPTFVNVLLGLVSSFIDNNLLEAAAIMSSPTLGLDQWTLNTLMVGVGGSLTVVGSAAGVVAMSIERSYTFAAHLRFLPAVLANFFGSFAIWYMQFEWLHS
- the nhaD gene encoding sodium:proton antiporter NhaD, which gives rise to MPTLFLYTCAAMAFLCILFEEQSKISKAKSTLFFGCMAWIGMYIEAAQSERPEITAGFNSNILEIASLWLFLFSSMTFVAYINRRGLIDALMRSVLPAKMTVKNLFYSVTLFSFLFSLLCDNATTALVVSSIVVPLDLDKSQRIHFATAIIFAVTAGGVALITGDVTTIMIFLAGKVHITNLLLLGVAAFVAVGVLALLLARDMDGDIDLSLTYKRDFVYNPVDILIAVLFILTILTAIFLNLYFTIPPVLTFLFGLSIMLIVGSYRGGDKILHMLDYIREIEFDSLLFFLGVLLLVGMLARIHALDAIADIYAILPASLTTYVIGILAGIIGNVPLTAAVLKADIDMPEHQWLLLIYAVVMGGTLIITGSAAGIVTMGKIREVTMMTYFRNFAYLVLAYSVGFGVVMMLGPLV
- the nhaD gene encoding sodium:proton antiporter NhaD codes for the protein MPLLKYLPIPFALLIPSLSVAAEDAGASTRPLDLTGHWAGYLALALFTVAYLFATTEELTTLRKSKPMVLAASLIWMVIAAVYAAGGMGELVGAAFRSALEGYAELFLFVMVSMTYLNAMEDRGVFDSLRVWLLSKNFSYRQLFWITGILAFWISSVCNNLTTALLMGAVILAMGKDCPTFVALSCINVVVAANAGGSFSPFGDITTLLVWQKGVVPFGDFYALLLPSIVNFAVPAAIMHFWIPKEKPAAVLEAPALKRGGMTIIVLFALTIVTAACFENFLKLPPVAGMLMGLTYLKFFSFYLQVTAQREADAQPVADPDDLELQQMEITAKSAPAVAGPRLGELLLTEHIITEQQLRQVLDAQERSRIKALAEAERSQPFDIFQKVAQLEWDTLLFFYGVMVGVGGLSFLGYLTVASHYLYGEIDPTVANILVGIASAFIDNGTIMLAVLTMAPDISQGQWLLVTLAAGVGGSLLAVGSAAGVGLLGQAKGAYSFVIHLKWTPAIALGYFASIGAHFLLNGRYF